GGTTTGAAATCGACTTCGAATACAACGCGCCCGAGGGTTACCTATTTGATCCGGAAAGAGACAATCAATGGATCCGGAAAAATTTGGGAGATGTTGAGATCAACGAGTCGCCTTCCCAAGAAAGTTGAATCCATCCCCACAGCGGTGGGCATGTTGGACACACCGCGAATATTCTATCCGAAGTTCGATTTGTCATAGCCTCCGGCCGCTTTGAACAGGCGCGGGAATCCATGAGTGCCCGTTCGGCAGCTTACCAAAGCAGAATCACCGGAAGGCCAGCCGACATCAACTACGTCGTTGCCGGAGTAAAGTTCGATGGCTTCGACGAAGAGCGTGGAGCACTCCTTGAAGCCAAAGGTCCGGGCTATGCGACATTCGTAAGAATGGGAGGTTCCGACACTGCCAAAGGGCTAGTATCGCAGGCGGAGAGGCAACTTGATGCTACCAGCCGCAAATTACCGATCGAATGGCACTTTGCAGAAGAAATTGCAGCCCTGGC
This portion of the Luteolibacter luteus genome encodes:
- a CDS encoding Tox-REase-5 domain-containing protein gives rise to the protein MSARSAAYQSRITGRPADINYVVAGVKFDGFDEERGALLEAKGPGYATFVRMGGSDTAKGLVSQAERQLDATSRKLPIEWHFAEEIAALAVIKLFKFRDVTHISVIYTP